CGTTACAAGAGGAGTCCATGTCATCTCGCCGCGCAAGCGTGGCAGGCTTGTCACACCAGTGCACGTGGTGTGATAATATTATTTTGTCACGTCACGCGGGCCGGTGTGATCAAAAGGGTCACGAGATGAAAATATTTGTTCcgagttatttttaaaatattatttaaaaaggtttaaaattttaaaaaatcatcGCCGATCGGGCACGCCGACGTGCCATGCGTGCGGCGCCATTGCCACGGCGTTCAGACTCTGTTCCTCGAATTCCGGCCCAAAAGCTGCTGCAGCGCCATGGACCCGCGCGGGGACGGCCACCCACCGGCGCGCACTGAGCCGGCCGAGATGCGTGGCCGAGCTTGCCTGACGCTACTGGACGAGGCGCCCCGTGCTGCCACGCCGCGGGGACGGTGCGCGCTAGTGCTCGCCGcaccgtcgcctccggccaTCATGGCGTCGGTTGATGGCCGCTACACGCCTACAGCTACACTCTCGACGCCGCTATATAAGCAGCGGCTCGGCAGCATGTCGAAGCCATCAGCTCAAGCAGCTGCACGCAAATCACAGGAGAAGAAGCAAAGCGCGTAGgtgctgctagcctgctagtgTGACGATGATGAAGGGTGGTCTCCTTGTGCTCGCTGTTCTGCTCGTGGCCGCGGCGTGCGTCGCCGAGGGCGCGGGCGAGTGCGGGGCGACGCCGCCGGACAGGATGGCGCTGAGGCTGGCGCCGTGCGCGTCGGCGGCGCAGAACCCGAGCTCCGCGCCGTCAGCCGGCTGCTGCAGCGCGGTGCGCACCATCGGGAAGCAGAGCCGGGAGTGCCTCTGCGCCGTCATGCTGTCCAGCACCGCCAGGAGCGCCGGGATCAAGCCCGAGGTCGCCATCACCATCCCCAAGCGCTGCAACATCGCCGACCGCCCCGTCGGCTACAAGTGCGGAGGTAAGCAAAGCCACGACTCGCTAGCTCATGACGCCTACAACAGTTTGTCATTGTTCCTGATGATCTTAGTTTTTTCTTCACTTGTTGCTTCGATCTTTCAGAGAATTACCATCAGCAGTACCAGGTTACCAGCTGCACAATGCACTAACCAATTGTTCATCTTTGTATTACAGCCTACACTCTGCCATGAGAAGTGATGACTCCAGGGCTGATGCATAACATGTCCGAAAATTACCGAAGCACGAAGTCGTCGTGTCCGTCTGTGATTCTGTGTCTGTGTTACCAATAAACGAGACTTGCGAGTACCATCCATGTGGAACTCTAGCATGAATGTATGATGAGTGTATCACTAGATACGTACTCCATGTAGTTCTGTTCAGGGTCCAGAGATGTAGTCCTGCACTGTCGAAATAAAAATGGTTTTTTTCGATAAGTCTGATTGAAAGATAGACGTTGTGCAATGATTCACATCTCCACCGTTTGTGAACTGAAAATTTGGTGCTCGACCAACTAAACAGATCGTGATTGAAATTCAAATCCACAGAAAGTACAAAAAATCCAAATCATACATGCACTCATGAACTGATTTAAATGCACAAGTTTGGATTACTGAACTTAAATTGAGGACATTTTAAATTACTTTGGCCTGGGTTTGATTGATTGTCACACCTCACGCAAGAAGATTTCAAAATTTGAGATTTTTGCACAATTTAACATCTTACAAGAAAATATGGGATGTAACAAGAGCCTCTATCCTTCGTCATCAAGAACCTGTCAACACTAAGGAGACTCTAAGATAATCTTGAGTCTAGTCTTTagcttttctatatatatagttAGATCCGTAAAGTGTACTTTCTCCACACCCTTTTTCCTACTATGTTGCGTGAATGATTTTTTTAGCGAGGCTTACACGCAGATGAAATCATGGGAGCGTTTCTCACCGCCAAAAGTATCATGTTGTTCTAGGCTTTTTCATGTGTTGTGCCTACTAGTTTTTATGGTAACACCAAAAACCTAGCACCTAAGGGGCTACTTTGTTGGCGAAAAGCCTAGCCCATGTGCATAAGCTAGGGGCATATTTCTCTTTTTATTCCTACTAAGGGTGAAATAAAAATATCCTCCCATCTCCACAATATAAAGAACCCATGCATGGGGTCACTTGGGCAAGTACATCCCTCATTTGGCTACGTTCATTTGACACCAACAAAGACTTACCTTGCATGGAATAGCCTCTGATGGTCTCACACCTACAATAAAACAATCATCACGATATAAGTCCAATATTCAATTTTGTCTTGCAATTGAAATTCAAGTTGTTCCATTACAACATATACTCTTGAAGGTTGTACTGAAGTAATTACATGCCACAAGGTGTCAACATTGTTTTTACCATTCACCTCCAAAAGCATGCTTGTTCCAAATTTAGCGGACTACTATCTCCCACTTTTGCAAAATAATTAGCTTTAAATTTAAGAAAATGCTACAAAACAATCAAGAAATATATATTTTCCAAATCATACTTGATTTTTCAACTAACGTATCCACTTGGTGCGGTCAAATATCAGGTGTAGCTAAGATACGAGTTCATTGTCAATAAGAGGGTTAATAATCTTGGGATCAGTGTATCATAATATTTTCTCATAAATTGATCTTTCTATTTCATTATACTTTTCTTAGCATGTTCCAGTCCAAAAAGTTTACTAAGAAGTTATCGGTGTAGTCTTGTAATGAATATTTTTGTAGAAATAGTCTAATACCTTACTTTGTATGTTCACTACTATGCGGTACTGTAGCAATCATGCATATTCATCCGGTGCTGTACTCTGATTCTGCTCGGTCATAAAGGGAGCTGGCGTGCGGTGCAGCCGTGACAATAAGCAGCACGGCTTTTGCATCTCATCGCGCGGAATTAGGTAGCAGTTAGGACAACACGAGCACAGTGCCTGATCGAGTGATCGACCGTCCAACAGCAGACAGAAAAATGAGAGGCGTCgttttgtggtcagtaaaaAGTCCTTTGGGAAGGCAGGCATCTTTTACTAACGTTAGGAATGAAGATATTAGATATGCGATGGCTGAAGCTTGGTTtgtctctccctccctccctcatcCGCAAGCCAGGCTAGTGTGACGAGGACGAAGGGTGGTCTCCTTGTGCTCGCTatcctgctcgccgccgccgccgcgtgcgtcGCTGAGGGCACGGGCGAGTGCGGGGCAATGCCGTCGGACAGGATGGCTGTGAGGCTGGCGCCGTGCGCGTCGGCAGTGCAGAACCCGAGCTCCACGACATCAGCCGGCTGCTGCAGCACGGTGTGCACCAGGCCCGTACCTATGTTTTTGTGATCCTGGTGCAAAACATAAAGTGGGAcctatatttataaaatgcaaAAAGCTAAAGTGCACGTAGAGTAATACCATAAGTATTCGTACAAAACGATTAAATGATGAATCTTACTTACTGATAACTTCTTAGCTTCCATTAAAAATCATCATTCGTATAGTATTCTTCGAAATGAAATCTTCAATTATATCTTCATACTTAATCTTCTCTAGAAGATCATTTTCAAGCGCAATTGTTGCCAATCCATTTAGCCTTTCTTGTTTCATAGTACTGCGCATGTAGGTCTTTAGCAACTTCAATTTGGAAAAGCTTCGTTCTGCGGATGCAACTGTTACAGGAATAGTTAACAAAATTCTGTATGCAACAAGGGCATTAGGAAAACAGCCCATCCGTTTCACAAACTTCAGAATATCAAGAGGACCCATGTCTTCCTTTGGAATGAAATATTGGAGGAACTTTAACTCCACATGTAATTCTTTGCCATCAATATCAGAATGGTCACCACTCTTAAGTGCAGCCTCAAGATGAGCACAAGAAGACAACAGACTCTTGTCATCTAAGGAGCATAATTTCTTTGAAGTAAACAAAAAACCAAAAGTTTTTTCGTATCCCTCGTATTGTTCGAATCTCTTTGTAAGTGAAGCAATAGCTTGATCAACAATGGATAGAAAATAATTGATTCTAATTAACTCGCTTGATCAACAATGGATAGAAAATAATTGATTCTAATTAACTCCTCTGTAGATTGTGAAGCAATAGATTCATCTTCAGGTGCCTCATCAAATTGCCGTTTCCTTTTGATTTTACGCTTGGTACGGAATGTTGGTTCAACATCCATCTCACGTGCAATTTCTTTTGCAGATTCTAATGCATTTGGAAAACCAGTTTCTCTATACTTAGTGAAGAATGAAATCAACCCCTGCACTTTCTCAATAGCAATATCAATAAGCATATCCTTTGCTTGTAATTGTTTACTGACCAAATTAATAGCAGATAATACTTCATACTAGATAACTATTGCCACTATAAATTCAAAGTCACCAAGCTCATTGGTCGCCAAGGATTTAGATTCACTACATATTGTTGCATCATTATCAGTATCTGACACTTCCAGTAAAGCTTCTCGTATATCCTGCATTTGGAACCTTATAGCCTTAACACTGTCAACacgactctcccaacgagttGCTGACAATGGCTTGAGAGTGAATCCTGAtatgttattttttaaaatttgccATCTCTTAGTGGACTTACCAAATACTGTATAGATACGTTGTATGATTCCAAAAAAATCTTTTGCTTTACCGCAACTCTTTGCCATATCACATAGTGCTAAATTAAGACTATGACAGCCACAAGCAGAATAAAAGGCTCGAGGATTGATCTCCAAAACTTTCTTTTGTACCCCTATATTTTTCCCTTTCATATTTGATCCATTGTCGTATCCTTGTCCTCTCACATTGTCTATATCAAGGTCAAGATTCTTCAATTCATTTTGTAAAACATCAAATAACCCTTGGCCTGTAGTATCATTAATATCCAGAAAACCTAAGAATGATTCCTCAATGCAAATAGAATCTGAAGATGTGTCAACATATCTTATGATCAAAGACATTTGTTCTTGGTGGCTTATATCAGGGGTACAATCAAGGATAACTGAGAAATATTTTGATTCCtttatttttctaattatttcAGACCTGATAGAAGCAGCAAGCAAATCTATTACCTCATTCTGGATGCCATGATCGAGGTAATGTGTATGGATATCATCATTTGTTATGCGTTGAACATGCTCCTGCATAACCGGATCAAATTCAGCCATCATTTCAACCATGCCTAGAAAATTGCCATTGCTGTCCTGATACAGCTTGCTATTGGTGCCACGAAATGCTAAGTTATGCTTTGCAAGGAATTTTGCAATCAAAATAATTCTGAACAAAACCTTCCTCCAatgttccttttccttctcaatTTCTCTATGAGCAACTTTATCAATAGTTTGGTTGTTATCAAATCTGAGACGCATGTCATACCAAGAAGCCATATTTGTAATATGATCAGCACTAGTTTCATGATCTTTAAGTCGAGTGCCAACATGTGACCAATCACTCAGACCTTCATTTGCTAGCTGACTCCTTAAATGCCCCTTTCTTAATAACTTGCAACAAAAACAGAATACTCTATCAAGCTCTTTGGAATATACCAGCCATTCTCTATCACAAGTTTCCCGATTTGATAAAATTCTACTATATAATGCTGCAGAAAACCTCCTTGATAACCTATCTTTAGGACCTTTCTGAATAGACAAGTCCCTTTTAGGACCCTTTTGGACCAAAATATCAACCTGTTTTTGATCTAGTCCATCCCAATATCTTGGATCAAATATGTTAGGCTGAAAAGGAACCCTCAAATCATTGTCACTTTCAATACTAGCTGATCCATCAAGGGTAGCATCAACACCATCCGCATTGTTGGGATTAACTTGCACTGATTCAGTTCCTAAAGTGTGAGCTTCAACGTTGTCTGTGTTATCACCGTGATTTCCATCACTATGTGCCTAAGGAGTTTCATCTTGTGCACTAGTTTGACAGTTCTTAACAACAAATCTATCAAGAGCACCCTTTTGAGTCCAAGCAAATTGCTCAAGCCTTTGTTTCTTCTTGCGCTTTTCATTACCTGACTCATATTTTCTATTTCTAGAAGACATGATATGATGATAAATAAATAGGACTCCCTGTTTCATGAATTACAAAGCAACAAAGCTAAATTAACATTTAACAAATCATTGACCCAATTGCACACAAATCATAGAGCCAGTCACCTAGCATTACATTACCTGGCGGTAGCTTTTGCCTTTTGTAGTTCTGTTGACTGTTGTGACGTTGTGGAGAAGACCTGCCGACTGCCGTCAGATGGTCAGAGGCAGGTGGAGTCGTTGCATGCAGACTTGATTGCGGCAGGGCAATTTCGCATGCAGCTCGGCGACTCGGTGAGAttgcagcggccggcggcgctctcGCGATTAgatttagaaattagaataatcggcaggcggcagcggcaggccagGCCTGCTAGGCTGCTAATCAGTATCGGATGATTCGGATCGGACGGTCCTGGTCCGGCAACACGACAACAGATTCTCCAATCTCTAGGGCCCAGGCTAAAAACACAAAAAGttgcatgcagccatgcaggccTGGTCGCATGCTCGCATGCAGGCAGGAATAGAGGCCACCAGAGAGAGATTGACAGGTCAGTAGGTCACGTACTCACGTACACATGGGGGCCCTAAAATTTTGGAGGCCTGGTGCGATCGGCCCACTTGCCATGCATCATGTACGGGCTTGGTGTGCACCATCGGGAAGCAGAGCCGGGAGTGCCTTTACGCCGTCATGCTGTCAAGCATCGTCAGAGTGCCATGATCAAGCCCAAGGTCACCATCACCATCCCCAAGCGCTGCAACATCACTGACCGCCCCATCCGCTACAAGTGCGGAGGTAATAACCAAGCCACAACTCGCTAGCTCATGACACCTGCGGAAATGTTTTCATTATTCCTGGTGATCTTGGTCGTTCTTCCTTCTTGCTTCCATCTTTCAGGGAGCTACGAAAATGTTTTCATTATTCCTGGTGATCTTGGTCATTCTTCCTTCTTGCTTCCATCTTTCAGGGAGCTATTGTAGGGACCGCCCCTCGGGCGTCCCTACTCAAGCAATACAGTGCCATTTCCTGGACCAGGATCCGACACCAGCGTTAAGCGGAATGATCATCAAAGTAGAAGAAGAGATAATAGAAGGAATTATGCCGATGTATCATCACCTTTAAGGAGTAGCAGGCAGCAATCAAGACGCGGTGGAAAGACGAAAACTGGCTCCCTAGATGACCTGGCAAAACAAGCAAGATTGAGTACTTTTACCACAAGTACTCAGCTTAACGTTGAAAAGTTAATAACATGTAAGGTACATCAAGGAATGACTGGGGTTTTATGCAGAAAGTTATCTGTATGCAAAGTGTAATATCATTGGGGCTTTTTTAATAAGAAGTTGTTATAATGATAATGTTGTTTTGGCCCTAGAGGGGAAATAAAGCCTTCCCTACCAGTTCCCATATTTTAATGGCAACGATCGTCAAGATCCTCCTTATTTCAAAAGCACGGCCATCCGCCCCTTATTCTCTACTTTTACTAAGAAGGGTGTGACTAATCAAAGAGAGCTTTGACTATGTGAGTTCTTGATCAAGAACCTTGGCTATTTGAATATATTAATTAACTCTGCAGAACtcgtacactttacccatacgATCGGGTAGCCCATGCCAAGGCCTTTGGCAGTACTACCCTACGAGACCCATACCCACCGACGTCCATCTCTGAACGACATCCTCTAACTCCATCCACAGACAACACTGGGGCCTAAACAGGGGGCCATTCAACGTCCACTGAGGGACAAACCCGGGAAAAGATGCATCTATCATGATATATCATGATATAAAAACAGGTCCTCCGGACCTCAACCAATGACCCATGCCGGCCAGACCTAGGACtatgcgaaggtcctgctccagtccATCCATTGCCCaccgtggccccttgggatggtttactagattctgtagtggggtgtgaatcaagtcCTCACATAAATAGGTACTCCTGAAGGCCGTACCTTTTTGGCTTGTATGGTTGCACTTATACACTGGAAAGACTTGCTTAATGAACCGGTCCTTATACGATCGAGATAACATTGGATAGGAGCACTGCCTTGTGCTCACTATCCTGCTCGTCGCCGTTGCCGCGTGCGTTGCTGAGGGCACAGGCGAGTGCGAGGCAACGCTGCCGGACAGGATGGTTGTGAGGCTGGCGCCGTGCGCGTCGATGGCATAGAATCCGAGCTCCGCGACATCAGCCTACTGCTGCAGCGCAGTGTGCACCATCGGGAAGTAGAGCTGGGAGGGCCTTTGCACCGTCATGCCGTCAAGCACCGCTAGAGTGCCGGGATCAAGCCCGAGGTCGCCATCACCATCCCCAAGTGCTACAACATCGCCGATCGCCCCATCAACTACAAGTGTGGAGGTAATAACCAAGCCAGGACTCGCTAACTCATGACACCTACGGAAATATTATCATTATTCCTGGTGATCTTGGTCGTTCTTCCTTCTTGCTTCCATCTTTCAAGGAGCTATTGTAGGGACCGCCCATCGAGTGTCCCCACTCAAGCAATAGAGTGCCATTTCCTAGACCAGAATCCGGCACCAATGTTAAGCGGAATGATCATCAAAGTAGAAGAAGAGATAAGAGAAGGAATTATGCCGGTGTATCATCACCTTTAAGGAGTAGCAGGAAGGAATCAAGACACGACGAAAAGACGAAAAATGGCTCCCTAAATGACCTGGCAAAACAAGCAAGATTGAGTACTTTTGCCAAAAATACTCAGCAAATATCTAACATTGAAAAGTTAATGACACATAAGGTAAATCAAGGAATGACTAGGGTTTTATGCAGAAAGTTATCTGTATGCAATGTGTAACACCATTGGGGCTTTTTTTAAAAGGGAGTTGTTATAATGATAATGTTGTTTTGGCCATGGAGGAGGAAATAAAGCCTCCCCTGCCAGTTCCCATATTTTAATGGCAACGATCGTCAAGATCCTGCTTATTTCAAAAGCATGGCCATCCGCCCCTTATTCTCTTTTTTTACTAAGAAGGGTGGGACTAATCAAAGAGAGCTTTGACAATGTGAGTTCTTGATCGAGAACCTCGACTATTCAAATATATTAATTAACTCTGCAGAGCtcgtacactttacccatatgATCGGGTAGCCCATGCCAAGGCCTCTGGCAGTACTACCCTACGAGATCCATACCCACCGGCATCCATCTCTGAACGACATCCTCTAACTCCATCCACGGACAACACTAGGGTCTAACAGGGGCCATTCAACGTCAACTCAAGGACAAACTTGGGAAAAGATGCATCATATCATGATATAAAAATAGGTCCTCCGAACCTCAACCAATGACCCATGCCGGCCAGACCTGGGACTATGCGAAGGTCCTTCTCCAGTCCATTCGTTGTCCACCGTGGCTccttgggatggtttactagATTCTAtagtggggtgtgaatcaaATCCTCACATAaataggcactcccgaaggctgtacctttttagCTTGTATGGTTGGACTTACACACTAGAAAGACTTGCTCAATGAACTGGTACTTATACGATTGAGATAACATTGGATAGGATCTCCCTGCGAGGCTACCCAACTTACCTCGCATTCCTCCTTAGCTGGTTGCTAGTCAAGTTTTATAGTTGTTTCCTTTACCTAAACTCATAACATTTGTGCATCCTTGAAAGAATAAAGTTGGaaatagaaaaatatgaagTCTAATACGCCCTGAGTACAAGGCTTTTCCTTAGGGTTTATAGCAAGGAGGAGAGAATAGAGGCTTGCTTCTTGGGATATGCCTAACATTATATTTTAAGGGGTTATGAAAGTATGCAATATCATATTATTATTTGGGTAAATTTTAGCATTACAAAATAGAGGATAAAAGCAGGATCAAGGGGTTGGTGTTAAGACTTGCCTTCCTTATCGAGTGGAGAACCCGAATCCTTAAACGGATGACTATCTCCGAGGTGGAACACGATCCTCGCGGAGAGAACTTAAGTTACAAAAGAAATTAACACGCAATCAATAACCAATCAAAGTAATCCAAAGCTCAACAGAAGGGATTTAAGAAGGGTTGTGAAGGGGGTTGGGTTATTGCATAGGACTAAGATGGTTTTTCTTGAGTTTCTTGTGATCTCCTATATTTCATGTGAGGTTCCTTATATTTTATGTGAGCTTCTAGGTGTAGGTTCTGGGGTTAGGAGATAACTTGATGGTGGTCTTTATGTTATAGGGTTTGGGTATGTGCTAAGGACTTTCTAAGCTTCTAGGCATTATTGGGATTTTGGTATAATTTCTAATATAAGAAAAGAGGATTTCTATAGGTTTATTTTAGGTGGCTCTTTGGTTTTGGAGGTTTATGACATGATTTTTGGGATGTGAGCTTATGGTTGTGCTTAGAATATATCCtagtatttttgggaatttATTGGGTACCGGAGCTAAGGAATACGAAAGGGGGAATTTGGGTCACACTTATGGGGCTTTTCTATTGGTTGAAAATAGTTCTTATTTGTTTTTGGGCCTTAGAGATGTGCAAAAAGGATTTGGATTGTTCTAATAGGTTTATGAATTTATCTAATATTTTCGGGAATTTTGATGGAATTTTTAGATAAAAGAATTGGGCTGAATGATGTTTTGTGTGCACTTAGCTGGGTGGACCTAGCATTTTTGCTCCAGCTGTGAGGTTGATGGGTGGGGCCAAGTCAATGGGTCAGCAAGTGGCGTCAGCAGGGCGCACCCACATTTACTATGTCGTGGACCAGGTTCATGGACGTGTGGACTGCGGGGTGCACGTGAGTGCGGTCCACTGGATTGCGTGCATGGGGAAGGGGGTGTGGCGTGGCAGCTGATGGGGCAGCAGAATGGGGCTGACAGGCGGGGCTAAGGCTAGCATGGATGCCACCTAGGTGCCATGTCAGGGCGCCCCCCAAGATGGGCGTCAGGGCGCGGTTGCGGAACATGGAAAGTGGTCAGAgttctcgccgccggccgctacAGGGTGGCGGCCGCGGCAAGGATTGGGTCCAGGGTTTAGGGAGGCATGGTGGAGGGGATAGGCTAGGTCTTGTGGTGAGCTAGGGGCTAGGGAGGCCGGGATAACTTGTCGGAGTAGTGGCGGGGGTGCAGGGTAAAGGGGAAGCATGGCTAGAGGGGGGTTTGGACCTCAACGGGATGCACGGGCATGTACAGGATGGCGAGCCGCAGGTGCAGGTGCCCTTGAGCAAGCTGGTAGGTGACCGGGGGATCGTTGGTAGCTCACCGGAGTTGGGTAGTATGGCGGCtaggagggggaggggtggcATGAGGGGGCGGAGAGCTTTTGGGCAGCACGACGGGGCTACCTGGAGTGCTTCCGTAGGTAGCATATCGGCCGAAGCaaagcggcggcagcgggtcTGCGCGGAGCAGCCATTTGAGCGGTGCTAGGAAAGTGGCTATGGGCTCGCGTCGCACTCGACTTCGACCTGTCCAAGCTTTTGGGGACAGAGCGTAGTggtgggtggaggcggcgagctCGCGTTCCTACAACCAGTGGGGGAGGgaagaggtggtggtgcgggttgAGGAGAGGCGCCAGGAGGGGGCTATTTATAACCCTAGGTGAGGCTTGTGGATGAGCTCAGGCTAGCAGATAAGGATAAGAGCCAGAGGGTAAGCTTGGTGGCGATTAATGGTGGACAGCTGCGCAGTGCGCCGGCATGGCTCTCTGGTGTGCGTGCAAAGGGGTAAAGGGATGACCGCATGTAGGGATAAGGGTGCAGAGTAGCGCAGGTGGGTGAGGTGGAGTTAATGCACTGCCTAGTGTCATGCGCCTAGCTTGGATGCAGCGCTTCTGGACGACGAACACCGGTAGGGTGTCACCGGGCTTGTGTACTGTAACACCCCAGGCGCCACAAAGGCCCATGATGTCACTAAACATCCTTCCCACATGCTGGAGTACAAAAACTTAGCAGCATAACCCCATAAATAGAGTAAAATATGGAAGCAACAACATAAATGATATGTAAAGATAAACCACACACTAGCATTTAATGAGCAACTTAACAAGATAACAATTGCACTCATGATTAAGAAACCACAAGTGGTCACCACAAGGTCTACTCATTACAACAAGACAAATGTATCATTATTATTATAAATGGAAAGTGGCAAAGATGTGAAGATGTGCAGCTAATCTCATCCCTTCAAGCAAAGCATCCACTCAAGCACCTAGAAAGATAAAAGGGACGTGAGAATAAATTTCACCAAGAAAATTGCCTTAACAAGTTATTTAAACTATGTGTTCATTATTCATCAATTTAAATATAGATACatgataaaaaaagataaaccgGATAATCGTGGAAGTCATCCTCATATGAACAAAAATGAATAAACCACAACCGCTTATTTACTTTA
This portion of the Setaria viridis chromosome 7, Setaria_viridis_v4.0, whole genome shotgun sequence genome encodes:
- the LOC117863048 gene encoding non-specific lipid-transfer protein: MMKGGLLVLAVLLVAAACVAEGAGECGATPPDRMALRLAPCASAAQNPSSAPSAGCCSAVRTIGKQSRECLCAVMLSSTARSAGIKPEVAITIPKRCNIADRPVGYKCGAYTLP